In one window of Thermodesulfobacteriota bacterium DNA:
- a CDS encoding M1 family aminopeptidase translates to MRDLKLIVLSLMAAFIALLALSGSVAAGPPVPEPVTRHSLKVSLDIASGTVEGTDHITLWREAQEARFILRDGTEVIRASAEDSELQFELSHIGGGLQELKVKLPSGGKRLSIAFSGKFQSPAEASRQIKKGVAHLKDGIIGEEGVFLPSFSYWFPQEPETLMVFEAEVALPEGYKSVMEGELVSNEEKDGGTVERWKEWKPVDGIDLVAGRYFVEKEAHDGIDIYTYFFSRDDALSKTYIEKTKERLDALQRLIGPYPFRKFAVVENFMPTGYGMPSFTLLGSAVIRLPFIPDTSLGHEIAHNWWGNSVFVDPSEGNWVEAITTYVADYSYEREKGPEKAREFRAAKLRGFKNYAGGSEIALKDFIDTSDSASRAVGYNKGFMVFNMLEETLGEDTFKAGLRRLYSDNAFGRASWSGVREAFEAASGRDLKWFFSQWLESPGGPVLRLENAAYAKKSGSHAVSFKLRQGSPPYALDLPVLIKTEAGEVWKTVRLEKESEGFTIESGSKPISIEIDPGLHVFRILDDSEVPPTFAGLLGDKGSKIIVPEKEKAGQKYQGAADLFSSDFGLDTISDDEAGKTGYLKDSFLILGGPGENRFYRLMGQHFSRNIRINDATVEVAGKSFPRKGTTLAVAIKNPNDTTKTLVLLLGEDDAEGISATARRIRHLTDFSYLVFTPDGKVEKGHFEGDKVLKHVFR, encoded by the coding sequence ATGAGAGACCTTAAGCTCATAGTATTATCGCTTATGGCAGCTTTTATTGCGCTCCTTGCGCTTTCAGGAAGCGTTGCCGCGGGGCCGCCGGTTCCAGAGCCCGTTACCCGCCATTCGCTCAAGGTGTCTCTCGATATCGCCTCGGGGACGGTGGAGGGCACGGACCATATAACACTTTGGCGGGAGGCTCAAGAAGCGCGTTTCATACTGAGGGACGGGACGGAAGTGATTCGGGCCAGTGCGGAAGATTCCGAGCTTCAGTTCGAACTCTCTCACATAGGCGGCGGCTTGCAAGAGTTGAAGGTGAAACTCCCTTCCGGCGGGAAGAGGCTTTCAATAGCGTTCAGCGGAAAATTCCAGTCCCCGGCAGAGGCTTCCCGGCAAATCAAGAAGGGCGTTGCTCATCTCAAGGACGGCATCATCGGCGAGGAAGGGGTCTTTCTACCGTCCTTCTCGTACTGGTTTCCGCAGGAGCCGGAAACGCTGATGGTCTTCGAGGCCGAGGTCGCCCTGCCCGAGGGATACAAATCGGTAATGGAGGGCGAGCTCGTCTCAAACGAGGAAAAGGACGGCGGCACGGTCGAGAGATGGAAGGAATGGAAGCCGGTGGACGGGATCGACCTTGTGGCCGGCAGGTACTTCGTCGAAAAAGAGGCCCATGACGGCATAGACATCTACACGTATTTCTTCTCCAGGGACGACGCCCTCTCCAAAACCTATATCGAAAAGACGAAGGAGCGCCTGGACGCCCTGCAGCGGCTCATAGGCCCCTACCCTTTCAGGAAGTTCGCGGTGGTCGAGAACTTCATGCCCACGGGGTACGGGATGCCTTCATTCACGCTTCTCGGCTCTGCCGTCATAAGGCTTCCCTTCATACCCGACACCTCGCTCGGCCACGAGATAGCGCACAACTGGTGGGGCAATTCCGTGTTCGTCGACCCCTCGGAGGGGAACTGGGTCGAGGCCATAACGACCTATGTCGCGGATTATTCATACGAGAGGGAAAAGGGGCCTGAGAAGGCAAGGGAGTTCCGCGCAGCCAAGCTCCGCGGTTTCAAGAACTACGCCGGCGGCTCGGAGATAGCGCTCAAGGACTTCATCGACACCTCGGATTCGGCATCGAGGGCCGTGGGCTACAACAAAGGCTTTATGGTCTTCAACATGCTCGAAGAGACGCTCGGCGAAGATACGTTCAAGGCCGGGCTGAGAAGGCTCTATTCCGATAACGCCTTCGGGCGCGCGTCCTGGTCCGGAGTGCGCGAGGCCTTTGAGGCCGCGTCTGGCAGGGACCTGAAATGGTTCTTCAGCCAGTGGCTGGAATCGCCGGGCGGGCCGGTCCTTCGACTTGAAAACGCAGCCTACGCCAAAAAATCAGGCAGCCATGCGGTCTCTTTCAAGCTCAGGCAGGGCTCCCCGCCGTACGCGCTGGACCTGCCGGTCCTCATAAAAACCGAGGCAGGCGAGGTCTGGAAGACCGTAAGGCTCGAAAAGGAATCCGAGGGGTTCACCATAGAGTCCGGCTCAAAACCCATATCGATTGAAATCGACCCCGGGCTCCACGTCTTCAGGATACTGGACGATAGCGAGGTCCCGCCGACCTTCGCGGGCCTCCTTGGAGACAAGGGCTCAAAAATAATCGTTCCGGAAAAAGAAAAGGCCGGGCAAAAATATCAGGGCGCGGCAGATCTCTTTTCGTCTGATTTCGGGCTCGATACCATATCCGACGACGAGGCCGGGAAAACAGGCTACTTGAAGGACTCTTTTCTTATCCTGGGCGGGCCGGGCGAGAACAGGTTTTACAGGCTTATGGGCCAGCACTTCTCCCGGAATATCAGGATTAATGACGCTACCGTCGAGGTTGCAGGAAAGAGCTTTCCGAGAAAGGGGACAACGCTTGCCGTGGCGATCAAGAACCCGAACGACACCACGAAGACGCTGGTCCTTCTCCTGGGCGAGGACGACGCCGAAGGCATAAGCGCGACGGCGCGGAGGATCCGCCACCTGACCGATTTCAGCTACCTTGTCTTTACGCCCGACGGCAAGGTTGAGAAAGGCCACTTCGAGGGTGATAAGGTCCTGAAGCACGTATTCCGGTAA